A genomic window from Heptranchias perlo isolate sHepPer1 chromosome 20, sHepPer1.hap1, whole genome shotgun sequence includes:
- the LOC137335587 gene encoding zona pellucida sperm-binding protein 4-like: protein MTLTRSLTSPPGGPIGLFPCCNFYDCWATPTAEPYSGLRWDLLVERCPFAGDNYKTRLLPVNAASHLRFPTHHNRFVVSTFAFWDRVSGRALSGEVYFHCSAEVCYPSTRENCTAPCSPKRRRSADNRSGALVTADGPIIFLEGEERLAARIHQDEKDAAVDSPSRVPGLAVGVALLSVAVLVGTVAMWKMEQGRRVGSECSSMELKMCLLDNKLLL from the exons ATGACCCTCACTCGCTCCCTTACCTCTCCACCAGGAGGTCCCatc ggcctgtttccatgttgtaacttctatgactgCTGGGCGACCCCCACTGCCGAGCCGTATTCGGGGCTCCGATGGGACCTCCTGGTGGAGAG GTGCCCCTTTGCTGGTGATAACTACAAAACCCGCCTCCTTCCGGTAAACGCTGCTTCCCATTTGCGGTTCCCAACTCACCATAATCGATTTGTAGTCAGCACGTTCGCTTTCTGGGACCGAGTTTCGGGCCGTGCTCTGTCCGGGGAG GTTTAtttccactgcagtgctgaggttTGCTACCCTTCCACTCGAGAGAACTGCACGGCTCCCTGCAGCCCCA AGAGGCGAAGAAGCGCCGATAACCGGTCTGGGGCCTTGGTGACCGCTGATGGACCCATCATTTTCCTGgaaggtgaggagagattggctgCTCGGATCCACCAGGATGAGAAAG atgctgctgttGATTCCCCCTCCCGTGTTCCTGGATTGGCGGTTGGGGTAGCGCTGCTCTCCGTGGCCGTGTTGGTCGGGACTGTTGCTATGTGGAAAATGGAGCAGGGCCGCAGGGTGGGCTCCGAGTGCAGCTCCATGGAACTGAAGATGTGTCTGTTGGATAATAAACTCCTGTTATAG
- the LOC137335588 gene encoding zona pellucida sperm-binding protein 4-like → MEGLGSLVLLFVVICSAQPPSLLFPADKCWLSPKNRKDCGFPGIKASECLQRGCCFDAGNRNAPPCFYSLDNLPVCTKDGRVLIAISKDLTLPPVNLTTLHLKDGDGAGCSPTVASADTVLFQFAVTECGATQRLDGVNVLYETDVLGEFEILDGALGSVTRDSPFR, encoded by the exons ATGGAGGGGTTGGGGAGTCTTGTTTTGTTATTTGTTGTAATCTGTTCAGCTCAGCCGCCCTCTCTTCTTTTCCCCGCCGATAAATGTTGGTTGTCTCCTAAAAACCGCAAAGACTGCGGATTTCCGGGCATTAAAGCTAGTGAGTGTTTGCAGAGAGGCTGCTGCTTCGATGCGGGGAATCGGAATGCGCCGCCGTGTTTCTATTCACTGGACAATCTGCCAG TCTGCACCAAGGATGGGCGGGTCCTGATCGCGATCTCCAAGGATTTGACGCTGCCTCCTGTAAACCTAACAACCCTCCATCTGAAGGATGGAGACGGAGCTGGGTGCAGTCCAACCGTGGCCTCTGCAGACACTGTGCTCTTTCAGTTCGCAGTCACTGAATGTGGCGCTACTCAGCGG CTGGATGGCGTGAACGTCCTGTATGAAACGGATGTGTTGGGTGAGTTTGAGATCTTGGATGGCGCTTTGGGATCGGTGACCCGGGACAGCCCTTTCAGGTGA